A genomic region of Aspergillus oryzae RIB40 DNA, chromosome 1 contains the following coding sequences:
- a CDS encoding LamB/YcsF family protein (uncharacterized proteins, homologs of lactam utilization protein B), with translation MAPIQQKALINCDMGEAYGNWACGPDLELLPMIDIANVACGFHGGDPLIMMETVRNCKAHNVRIGAHPGLPDLQGFGRREMKLSPEELTAMTIYQVGALQGFLDREGVPLSHVKPHGVLYGMMCRDYEVAKAVMLGIPKGVPVFGLAGTNMEKAANDLGIEFWAELYGDVKYDSRGLLVIDRKKKPWDLGDVERHVRQQVEEQSVTAVDGTVVQLPLKNYPLSICCHSDSPGCVDIIQVTRKVADEFNQKHGK, from the exons ATGGCTCCAATACAACAGAAAGCACTGATCAACTGTGACATGGGCGAAGCC TACGGCAATTGGGCTTGCGGTCCTGATCTCGAACTCCTCCCCATGATTGATATCGCAAATGTCGCCTGCGGCTTCCACGGTGGCGACCCTCTTATCATGATGGAGACTGTTAGGAACTGTAAAGCCCATAACGTTCGGATCGGCGCACATCCCGGGTTGCCGGACCTCCAAGGGTTCGGACGACGGGAGATGAAGCTATCACCCGAGGAACTTACAGCTATGACCATTTATCAAGTGGGGGCACTCCAAGGTTTCTTGGACCGGGAGGGAGTTCCCCTCAGCCACGTAAAACCCCACGGGGTGCTATACGGGATGATGTGCCGAGACTATGAGGTGGCTAAGGCGGTCATGCTTGGGATTCCTAAGGGTGTTCCTGTTTTCGGGCTTGCTGGGACCAATATGGAGAAGGCTGCCAATGATCTTGGGATAGAATTCTGGGCCGAACTATACGGTGACGTCAAATATGACTCGAGAGGATTGCTCGTCATTGaccggaagaagaaaccatggGACCTCGGCGATGTGGAGCGACATGTCAGGCAACAGGTTGAGGAGCAGTCGGTGACCGCGGTCGATGGGACTGTTGTACAACTGCCGTTGAAAAATTATCCTTTATCCATCTGTTGCCATTCCGATTCACCTGGTTGCGTGGACATCATTCAAGTAACAAGGAAAGTGGCGGATGAATTCAACCAGAAACATGGCAAGTGA
- a CDS encoding bifunctional urea carboxylase/allophanate hydrolase (3-Methylcrotonyl-CoA carboxylase, biotin-containing subunit/Propionyl-CoA carboxylase, alpha chain/Acetyl-CoA carboxylase, biotin carboxylase subunit), which yields MESLKTLLVANRGEIAVRILKTAKKLNLRTIALYTEPDAASAHVQLADEAFLLDGPPSKAYIDGDQIIKLAKRNHVDAIIPGYGFLSENADFARAIAKAGMVFAGPSPECIEAFGLKHTARDLATKAGVPIVPGSTGLVTSEEDAVKVAKDLGFPVMLKATAGGGGMGLLTCSSEDEVRESFATVRSRGEALFKNAGLFIERYYPSSHHIEVQVFGNGDGKAIAIGERECSIQRRHQKIIEECPSPFVTRNPGLRESLGDAAVRLAESIKYGSAGTIEYLVDDETGAFFFLEMNTRLQVEHGITELCYGVDLVELMLKQADAQLSGKKGLEVAFLTGITVDAPSGAAIEARVYAENPTKDFAPCPGTLQSVEWKELPGSRIDTWVYRGIKVSANYDPLLAKVMLHSPSRTQAIEGMRTILTQSRICGPPTNLEFLAEILTDERFVTGNTLTRFLDDFQWKLVTALKKVLNEGNGDITFSNKLISMIGCGNCVDILGSKKGYTPDRPWLFEEFDQITFYRVSEEEYEKELALFNSGRYEYQWEEVIFDMAEHNKLLHDTKEEVAAIRARQRKAQDEMDKLEAELLEHWAKEKAEKGVPVDAIENLLKDPQILPIEAPLNANIWKVEVKQGDKLDEGQIVVILEAMKLEIAVRTELHAAGATVEKVLVQPGDSIEAGKPLILVRNA from the exons ATGGAATCACTTAAGACATTGCTGGTCGCAAACCGTGGCGAAATAGCTGTCCGGATTTTAAAGACAGCAAA AAAACTAAATTTGCGAACAATTGCTCTCTATACCGAGCCAGatgctgcttctgctcaCGTTCAACTAGCGGATGAGGCCTTCCTGCTCGATGGACCGCCTTCAAAAGCATACATCGATGG AGATCAAATAATTAAATTAGCGAAACGAAACCATGTGGACGCTATTATTCCAGGATATGGTTTTCTGTCAGAGAATGCGGATTTCGCAAGAGCCATTGCCAAGGCCGGTATGGTCTTTGCTGGGCCATCGCCAGAATGTATCGAAGCATTTGGGCTGAAGCATACGGCACGAGACCTCGCCACAAAGGCTGGGGTGCCTATCGTACCTGGATCAACTGGACTGGTCACGAGCGAGGAGGATGCTGTGAAGGTGGCTAAAGATCTAGGGTTTCCG GTTATGCTCAAAGCTACCGCCGGCGGCGGTGGCATGGGTCTACTGACATGCAgctccgaagatgaagtaCGCGAGTCGTTCGCTACCGTCAGGTCTAGAGGAGAGGCCTTGTTCAAGAATGCCGGATTGTTCATTGAACGATACTATCCATCTAGCCATCATATCGAAGTCCAGGTATTTGGAAATGGAGACGGCAAAGCCATCGCTATCGGCGAACGTGAGTGCTCTATACAACGAAGACACCAGAAAATAATCGAAGAGTGTCCAAGCCCATTTGTTACAAGAAACCCCGGGCTTCGAGAAAGCTTGGGCGACGCTGCTGTTCGTCTTGCAGAGTCTATCAAGTATGGATCAGCTGGAACGATCGAGTATCTTGTCGACGACGAGACTGGCgcgttcttctttcttgaaaTGAATACTCGACTTCAAGTCGAGCATGGAATAACAGAGTTATGCTACGGTGTTGATTTGGTAGAACTCATGTTAAAACAAGCAGATGCTCAACTTTCGGGAAAGAAGGGCCTTGAGGTAGCCTTTCTTACGGGCATTACCGTTGATGCTCCTTCAGGTGCCGCTATCGAGGCTAGAGTATATGCCGAGAATCCGACGAAAGACTTCGCTCCCTGTCCCGGAACGTTACAGAGtgtggaatggaaggaaCTGCCAGGATCAAGGATTGACACGTGGGTGTACAGAGGCATTAAAGTATCGGCAAACTATG ATCCTTTGCTGGCGAAGGTCATGCTTCATTCGCCTAGCCGAACGCAAGCTATTGAGGGAATGAGGACGATTTTGACACAGTCTCGAATCTGCGGCCCACCAACTAACCTGGAGTTTTTGGCTGAGATTCTTACGGACGAGCGATTCGTGACCGGAAATACCCTAACCAGATTCTTGGATGATTTCCAATGGAAGCT AGTTACCGCTCTGAAGAAAGTCCTAAACGAAGGCAACGGAGATATAACTTTCTCCAACAAGTTGATCTCAATGATTGGATGCGGAAATT GCGTCGACATCCTGGGATCCAAGAAGGGATACACACCCGACAGACCATGGCTCTTCGAAGAGTTCGACCAAATCACCTTCTACCGTgtctcagaagaagaatatgaaaagGAGCTAGCCCTTTTCAACAGCGGCAGATACGAATACCAATGGGAAGAAGTGATATTTGACATGGCAGAGCacaacaagctcctccacgacacgaaagaagaagtagcAGCCATCCGAGCTCGCCAGCGTAAAGCACAAGATGAGATGGACAAACTCGAGGCGGAACTCTTAGAACACtgggcaaaggagaaagcgGAGAAAGGTGTCCCGGTTGATGCGATTGAGAATTTGCTAAAAG ATCCTCAAATTCTTCCAATCGAGGCTCCCTTAAATGCTAATATTTGGAAAGTCGAGGTCAAGCAGGGTGACAAGCTCGATGAGGGCCAGATCGTGGTTATtttggaggcgatgaagctCGAGATCGCAGTGCGGACTGAATTGCATGCCGCTGGGGCGACAGTGGAAAAGGTCCTGGTTCAACCAGGTGATTCAATAGAGGCCGGGAAGCCTTTGATATTGGTGAGAAATGCTTGA
- a CDS encoding putative JmjC domain protein (uncharacterized conserved protein, contains JmjC domain), producing MVHLHQIIPIALSAIADPASDDPILECLNHNLEAHLELVLNNPDKALQLADENLRVFPYKDVQTCWRRLYTDATIVKACLNICHNCEYPREGNSHKDNGTRDVSIYPYLLRDMNKDMGSEKEQEALKVPPNAPWLSPTIHILDKALIMTGAPLRESLIESLLDALQVATMSSSGEGGPNGENPQDIDDTSDRAAKRRKLSSPLFLPDTIPAPELKSPIPRVSAPSFDSIEHHIRHIKTPLVITDAVEHWPAMSSRPWASKDYWFDRTFGGRRLVPVEIGRSYTDEGWGQRIMEFRDFVDRYLWRGQMKSSKHPDSEQYQDGVEDDEGHTGYMAQHDLLAQIPALRKDICIPDYCYIDPPGPEPGTPVYMKKRWEQEAKLKGTGSQPASTGQDSYDDGNDSSASELGLPAGPIINTWIGPSWTISPLHHDPYHNILVQVVGAKYIRLYSPRTPASQIYPKGMEAVQSSENRDDVEGKANEPRLIDMSNTSQVDLAAIELSPAESDQWDAMWPGFMQAEYVETVLREGECLYIPVGWWHYVRGLKAGISVSFWWE from the coding sequence ATGGTTCACCTCCACCAAATCATTCCTATCGCACTCTCCGCTATCGCAGATCCAGCCTCCGACGACCCCATCCTCGAATGTCTCAATCACAACCTCGAAGCCCATCTGGAGCTCGTTCTAAACAACCCAGATAAGGCTCTGCAGCTTGCCGATGAAAATTTACGCGTATTCCCTTATAAAGATGTCCAAACATGCTGGCGACGCCTGTACACAGACGCGACTATCGTCAAGGCCTGTCTCAATATATGCCACAACTGTGAATATCCACGCGAAGGAAACTCGCACAAAGACAATGGGACGCGCGATGTATCAATATATCCGTATTTGCTCCGCGACATGAACAAGGACATGGGTAGTGAAAAGGAGCAGGAGGCGCTGAAGGTGCCCCCCAATGCCCCATGGTTATCACCGACTATACACATCCTCGACAAAGCATTGATCATGACCGGTGCTCCTTTACGCGAATCACTCATCGAATCCCTACTCGACGCGCTTCAGGTTGCCACTATGTCCTcctctggagaaggagggccCAACGGTGAAAACCCCCAGGACATCGACGACACATCAGACCGAGCCGCAAAACGCAGGAAACTCTCCTCTCCGTTGTTTTTACCGGATACTATCCCTGCTCCTGAACTCAAGAGTCCCATACCTCGCGTTTCGGCCCCTTCATTCGACTCCATCGAACATCATATTCGTCATATCAAGACTCCCTTGGTTATAACCGATGCGGTCGAACACTGGCCGGCGATGTCGAGTAGGCCCTGGGCCTCGAAAGATTACTGGTTCGATCGCACCTTTGGCGGACGGAGACTTGTTCCAGTGGAGATCGGGCGATCGTATACAGATGAGGGATGGGGACAACGGATCATGGAGTTCCGGGATTTCGTCGACCGATATCTATGGCGTGGACAGATGAAGTCTTCAAAACATCCAGACAGTGAACAGTACCAGGATGGGgtcgaagacgatgagggGCATACTGGCTACATGGCGCAACATGATCTGCTGGCTCAGATCCCTGCGTTGCGAAAGGATATCTGCATCCCCGATTATTGTTACATTGATCCACCGGGGCCGGAACCTGGGACACCGGTATACATGAAGAAGCGATGGGAGCAGGAAGCAAAACTTAAGGGGACGGGCTCGCAGCCAGCATCTACTGGTCAGGATAGCTATGACGATGGTAATGATAGCTCGGCCTCGGAGCTGGGTCTCCCTGCCGGCCCGATCATTAATACCTGGATCGGTCCGTCTTGGACTATATCGCCTCTTCACCATGATCCGTACCATAACATTCTGGTCCAGGTGGTGGGTGCGAAGTATATCCGTCTATACTCTCCGAGGACGCCCGCGTCCCAAATATATCcgaaaggaatggaagcCGTCCAGTCATCGGAGAATAGAGATGATGTGGAAGGTAAAGCCAATGAACCGCGGCTCATTGATATGTCCAACACATCGCAAGTTGACCTTGCAGCTATCGAACTCTCCCCGGCCGAGTCCGACCAATGGGACGCAATGTGGCCGGGCTTTATGCAGGCTGAATACGTTGAAACGGTCCTTCGGGAAGGAGAGTGCTTATATATTCCTGTCGGGTGGTGGCATTATGTGCGTGGCCTGAAGGCAGGAATCAGCGTTAGTTTTTGGTGGGAATAG
- a CDS encoding GTP-binding protein Obg (predicted GTP-binding protein (ODN superfamily)), translated as MTTQRLYLSRTLPSFLRRPVHIPIRKGSIGLSWKCHRQYSTGAESVQPAETPTSPDQPSIPSHLNPSPEDYSRFIFQDKCRSVIYAGAGGNGCVSFLREKYVEEGPPNGGDGGSGGSIYIQAIEGITSLHKLARRGVIKAGRGKNGQGKSKGGRRGEDILLQVPVGTVVREVSRYDPVAEEWALRKRQRAQEKTEEVDELDEIGLPSIRHDRWVLYPGANPSDFLTTVFPRNPPRRQQIAALEPKAPIHLDLSQHMDKPILLAAGGVGGLGNPHWVSRSINRPKFASRGEGGMRLELEFELKLLADVGLVGKPNAGKSTLLRSLTNSRTRIGNWEFTTLSPNIGTVVIDDFKGRPLVESKGKTPRTNFTIADIPGLIENAHLDRGLGLGFLRHIERAGILAFVVDLSAGDPIQGLKNLWHELGEYERIRDREPVLKDEDGSLSWVPPSHGLPELQSEIPETFSNSELPDLTLPPIHTKPWFVVATKADLPETQEQFKKLRDYLSAVEKAQVEHPGGHPDGWREKIYAVPVSAMRGEGVQSIPKLVMEFLQ; from the coding sequence ATGACGACGCAACGATTATATTTATCACGAaccctcccttctttcctccgACGCCCTGTTCATATACCGATTAGGAAAGGGTCTATAGGACTTTCCTGGAAATGCCATCGACAGTACAGCACAGGAGCTGAGTCCGTGCAACCAGCAGAAACCCCTACCTCTCCCGACCAGCCTTCCATACCTTCACATCTCAATCCGTCTCCTGAAGACTATTCCCGGTTCATTTTCCAAGATAAATGTCGCTCAGTAATTTACGCAGGCGCAGGCGGTAACGGATGTGTTTCGTTCCTCCGAGAGAAATACGTTGAAGAAGGCCCGCCGAATGGCGGCGATGGCGGCAGTGGTGGGAGCATCTACATCCAGGCCATTGAGGGGATTACGAGTCTACATAAGCTTGCTCGCAGGGGCGTCATAAAGGCTGGACGCGGGAAGAATGGACAGGGTAAGAGCAAAGGCGGCAGACGTGGCGAGgatattctccttcaggTGCCTGTTGGTACAGTGGTGCGTGAAGTGAGCAGATATGATCCAGTTGCTGAGGAATGGGCACTTCGGAAAAGGCAGAGAGCTCAGGAGAAAACCGAGGAGGTCGACGAATTAGACGAAATTGGGCTGCCATCTATTCGTCATGATCGATGGGTACTTTATCCAGGGGCGAATCCTTCAGATTTCTTGACCACGGTATTTCCAAGGAACCCACCTAGGAGACAGCAAATCGCCGCCTTGGAACCAAAAGCCCCGATTCATCTCGATCTGTCGCAACACATGGATAAACCTATCTTGCTCGCCGCCGGGGGTGTCGGGGGCTTGGGAAACCCGCATTGGGTGTCCCGTTCGATTAATCGACCGAAATTTGCCTCTAGAGGAGAAGGTGGCATGCGCCTTGAATTAGAATTTGAGTTGAAGCTACTCGCCGATGTTGGGCTCGTTGGGAAGCCTAACGCTGGCAAGAGTACGCTGCTACGATCGTTGACCAACAGTCGCACACGGATTGGGAACTGGGAATTCACAACACTGTCGCCTAACATCGGAACGGTCGTCATCGATGATTTTAAAGGACGGCCACTTGTTGAGTCCAAGGGAAAGACCCCGCGAACTAACTTTACCATTGCCGATATTCCTGGCTTGATTGAAAATGCACATCTCGACCGTGGCTTGGGCCTAGGTTTTCTGCGACATATCGAGCGGGCGGGTATCCTGGCTTTTGTGGTGGATCTTAGTGCTGGAGACCCCATCCAAGGACTTAAGAACTTATGGCATGAACTCGGCGAGTACGAACGGATACGTGACAGAGAACCAGTGCTtaaagatgaagatggctcccTATCATGGGTTCCTCCGTCACATGGTTTACCTGAGCTGCAATCAGAAATTCCTGAAACGTTCTCTAACTCAGAGCTCCCCGACCTTACTCTCCCCCCAATCCATACAAAACCCTGGTTCGTTGTGGCTACCAAGGCTGACCTGCCAGAGACTCAAGAGCAGTTTAAGAAGCTACGCGACTATCTTTCAGCTGTGGAGAAGGCTCAGGTTGAGCATCCTGGAGGTCATCCTGATGGCTggagagagaagatatatGCTGTTCCGGTGAGCGCCATGCGAGGCGAAGGTGTTCAGAGCATTCCAAAACTGGTGATGGAGTTCCTGCAATGA